Proteins co-encoded in one Acidobacteriota bacterium genomic window:
- a CDS encoding DUF4388 domain-containing protein: protein MAEFIFQGPLADNPLPEVLQKIHYYKVPGVLKVSRDDGHKQIFISGGEIIFATSSFSPDRLGEFLLDRARITQAQYDLSVERMRATGKRQGTVLVEAGILTPQDLFEAVKEQVMAIVWSLFDWVEGEVTFKVGKFKDDEVIKLSLDTRAAILRGIKGITDPKRVVKWLGRKEDVFETSDNALLLLPSLPLTAEDRHVFRLVDGQRTLLEVIRSAAADSGKTAKILYALYILGLIRRRESVIKVTVSPTQRLP, encoded by the coding sequence ATGGCCGAGTTCATCTTCCAGGGGCCGCTGGCGGACAATCCCCTGCCCGAGGTCCTGCAGAAGATCCATTACTACAAGGTCCCCGGTGTCCTCAAGGTGAGCCGGGACGATGGCCACAAGCAGATCTTCATTTCCGGGGGGGAGATCATCTTCGCCACGTCGTCCTTCAGCCCGGACCGCCTGGGAGAGTTCCTGCTGGACAGGGCCCGGATCACCCAGGCCCAGTACGACCTCTCGGTGGAGCGCATGCGCGCGACGGGAAAGCGGCAGGGGACGGTGCTGGTCGAGGCCGGCATCCTGACCCCCCAGGACCTCTTCGAGGCCGTCAAGGAACAGGTCATGGCCATCGTCTGGTCCCTGTTCGACTGGGTCGAGGGCGAGGTCACCTTCAAGGTCGGCAAATTCAAGGACGACGAGGTCATCAAGTTGAGCCTCGACACGCGGGCGGCCATCCTCCGCGGGATCAAGGGCATCACGGACCCCAAGAGGGTGGTGAAGTGGCTTGGCCGGAAGGAGGACGTGTTCGAGACCAGCGACAACGCCCTTCTCCTGCTTCCCAGCCTCCCGCTCACGGCCGAGGACCGCCACGTCTTCCGGCTCGTGGACGGCCAGCGCACGCTCCTCGAGGTGATCCGGTCCGCCGCCGCGGATTCGGGCAAGACGGCCAAGATCCTCTACGCCCTCTACATTCTCGGGCTCATCCGCCGGAGGGAATCGGTGATCAAGGTCACCGTTTCCCCCACCCAGAGGCTCCCCTGA
- a CDS encoding ribonuclease J → MLKIAFLGGLGDFGKNLTVLDQDGDLLVVDCGSQFPESDFPGVDLVIPDFSYIAERAERLRGIVLTHGHEDHIGAVGFLLRACPAPLFGTAITLGLAGRKMRELGAEAPRVTLLDPGKPLSAGPFRFEGIPVTHSVPDAVSLLIHAPDATLLHTGDFKFDQAPLDGRLSHYHRFQEAGRAGVTAMLIDSTNVELEGMVGSETRVRQALERYVAGQTAKLFVALFSTNLMRVQVLLDLAARYGRKVALFGRSLSENVRVGQDVGYLRVPEGVLVSPEDVPDLPRESVIVLTSGSQAEPFSALSRIAFDENKNLFVEEGDLLILSARIIPGNEKRVARVVNQVYRNGGEVVTSRDDRVHVSGHAAQEEIRLMTSWVRPTYYIPVHGEFRQLKGNAKLAEEMGYERHRILLAGTGDALKFEKGAFAGREEVPAGSVLIDGDSADPVDRLVVRDRRHISTGGVVVPIVVVNRQTCRMETDPEIISRGYSFLDGENGGAEEIRREIAGLFRGLSQEEIRDDAVLKAKVKSAVKRVLKRNEAGIPLIIPVVMGI, encoded by the coding sequence ATGCTCAAGATCGCGTTTCTCGGGGGGCTCGGGGATTTCGGGAAGAACCTCACGGTCCTCGACCAGGACGGGGACCTGCTGGTGGTGGATTGCGGGAGCCAGTTTCCCGAGTCCGACTTCCCGGGAGTGGATCTCGTCATCCCCGACTTCTCGTACATCGCGGAAAGGGCCGAGCGTCTGCGCGGCATCGTTCTCACCCACGGACACGAGGACCACATCGGCGCCGTGGGCTTCCTGCTCCGGGCCTGTCCGGCTCCCCTCTTCGGAACGGCGATCACGCTGGGGCTCGCGGGGCGGAAGATGCGCGAACTCGGCGCCGAAGCGCCCCGGGTCACCCTCCTCGATCCGGGAAAGCCCCTTTCGGCGGGCCCCTTTCGATTCGAGGGAATTCCCGTCACCCATTCGGTTCCCGACGCCGTCTCCCTCCTGATCCACGCTCCGGACGCCACGCTCCTCCACACGGGCGACTTCAAGTTCGACCAGGCCCCCCTCGACGGCCGGCTCTCCCATTACCACCGATTCCAGGAGGCCGGCCGGGCCGGCGTCACGGCGATGCTCATCGACAGCACGAACGTGGAATTGGAAGGCATGGTGGGCTCCGAGACCCGCGTGCGCCAGGCCCTGGAGCGCTACGTGGCGGGCCAGACGGCCAAGCTCTTCGTGGCGCTGTTCTCGACGAACCTCATGCGCGTCCAGGTTCTGCTCGATCTCGCCGCCCGGTACGGCCGGAAGGTCGCCCTCTTCGGCCGGTCCCTCTCCGAGAACGTCCGGGTGGGCCAGGATGTGGGGTACCTCCGGGTTCCCGAGGGCGTCCTGGTATCCCCGGAGGACGTGCCGGACCTCCCCAGGGAGAGCGTCATCGTCCTGACCTCGGGTTCCCAGGCGGAGCCCTTCTCGGCGCTCAGCCGCATCGCCTTCGACGAGAACAAGAACCTCTTCGTGGAGGAGGGGGACCTCCTCATCCTCTCCGCGCGCATCATCCCGGGCAACGAGAAGCGGGTGGCCCGGGTCGTGAACCAGGTTTACCGAAACGGCGGCGAGGTGGTCACCTCCCGCGACGATCGGGTCCACGTCTCCGGCCACGCGGCCCAGGAGGAAATCCGGCTCATGACCTCGTGGGTCAGGCCGACCTACTACATCCCCGTCCACGGCGAGTTCCGCCAGCTCAAGGGGAACGCCAAGCTCGCGGAGGAGATGGGCTACGAACGCCACAGAATCCTGCTGGCGGGGACGGGGGACGCGCTGAAGTTCGAGAAGGGCGCCTTTGCGGGCCGGGAGGAGGTCCCGGCGGGGAGCGTGCTCATCGACGGGGACTCGGCGGACCCCGTGGACCGGCTCGTCGTCCGCGACCGCCGCCACATCTCCACGGGAGGCGTCGTGGTCCCCATCGTCGTGGTCAACCGGCAGACCTGCCGGATGGAAACGGACCCCGAGATCATCAGCCGCGGCTACTCCTTCCTCGACGGAGAGAACGGAGGGGCGGAGGAGATCCGGAGAGAGATCGCGGGCCTGTTCCGGGGGCTCTCCCAGGAGGAGATCCGGGATGACGCCGTTCTCAAGGCCAAGGTCAAGTCCGCCGTGAAGCGCGTGCTCAAGCGCAACGAAGCGGGCATCCCCCTCATCATCCCCGTGGTCATGGGGATCTAA
- a CDS encoding undecaprenyl-diphosphate phosphatase, translating into MSLFWTILLAIAQGLAEFFPVSSSAHLTILGALAGVREEDALVFFLVLHFGTLAATLVFFRKDLWGLLLGALRGDPKAWRFAGLVAVTTAFTGALGFGLKPVTERLLTSPGIAGSVLLFTALYLWCTQYLPKGQKTFDTMRWRDAALVGLAQGLAVIPGVSRSGASISSGLALGLDRESAFRYSFLASLPAIGGAFVLEARQAFSSSNPHLLDDLLGASISFSVGCFALWLWRRSVIRHGPHRWAFWCVIAGLSGIAVATWTR; encoded by the coding sequence TTGAGTCTCTTCTGGACGATCCTCCTCGCCATCGCCCAGGGCCTGGCCGAGTTCTTCCCCGTGTCCTCGTCCGCCCACCTCACCATCCTCGGAGCCCTCGCGGGCGTCCGCGAAGAAGACGCGCTGGTCTTCTTCCTGGTCCTGCACTTCGGGACCCTCGCGGCCACCCTCGTCTTCTTTCGCAAGGACCTGTGGGGTCTTCTTCTCGGGGCCCTCCGCGGCGATCCGAAGGCCTGGCGCTTCGCGGGCCTCGTGGCCGTCACGACGGCCTTCACGGGCGCCCTGGGCTTCGGGCTCAAGCCCGTGACGGAGCGTCTCCTCACGTCCCCGGGAATCGCCGGCTCGGTCCTTCTCTTCACGGCCCTCTACCTCTGGTGCACCCAGTACCTCCCGAAGGGCCAGAAGACCTTCGACACCATGCGGTGGCGGGACGCGGCCCTCGTGGGGCTGGCCCAGGGCCTGGCGGTGATCCCCGGCGTGTCCCGCTCCGGCGCGTCCATCAGCTCCGGCCTCGCCCTCGGCCTGGACCGGGAGTCGGCCTTCCGGTACTCGTTCCTGGCCTCCCTTCCGGCCATCGGGGGGGCCTTCGTGCTGGAGGCCCGGCAGGCGTTCTCCTCCTCCAATCCCCACCTCCTGGACGACCTCCTGGGAGCTTCGATTTCGTTCTCGGTGGGCTGTTTCGCCCTCTGGCTCTGGCGCCGCTCCGTCATCCGACACGGCCCCCACCGCTGGGCCTTCTGGTGCGTCATCGCGGGGCTCTCGGGCATCGCGGTGGCCACGTGGACCCGGTGA
- a CDS encoding MFS transporter, with the protein MGALADSLSATLRGLRHRNFRLFFFGQLVSLAGSWMQTLAQGWLVWRLSGSPWLLGLVGFAQFSPVLLLGLLGGWAADRFDRRRLVTLTQTASLVQSVVLAALTLSGAVQVWHVIVLAAFLGAVNAFDMPARQAFLVRMVGREDLGNAIALNSSIFNGARIVGPAVAGLVTGLWGEGVCFALNALSFGAVLAGLAAMRLERERRPPGPGAWRQIREGLAYAWRTPHTRALLGLVTATSLLGLPYSVLLPAFAGGVLGTDARGLGLLMSCAGIGSLAGALSMASRTSLKGLGRHAGLMAGLFGTALALFALSEGFALSAALLAVLGFCFMSQMAAVNTLLQSLVPEALRGRLMSLYVVTFVGMAPVGSLAMGRLSAWFGVREALFSGGVLTFGAALVFLATLRRVRPSVLSLLRARSEASASDAPPL; encoded by the coding sequence GTGGGCGCTTTGGCGGACTCCCTTTCGGCGACGCTGAGGGGCCTTCGCCACCGGAATTTCCGCCTCTTTTTTTTCGGCCAGCTGGTGTCCCTGGCCGGAAGCTGGATGCAGACCCTCGCCCAGGGGTGGCTCGTCTGGCGCCTGAGCGGATCGCCCTGGCTCCTCGGCCTCGTTGGATTCGCCCAGTTCAGCCCCGTTCTTTTGCTCGGACTCCTCGGCGGGTGGGCGGCGGACCGATTCGACCGCCGCCGGCTGGTGACGCTCACGCAGACGGCCTCCCTCGTTCAGTCCGTCGTCCTCGCCGCCCTGACCCTCTCGGGGGCCGTCCAGGTGTGGCACGTGATCGTCCTGGCCGCTTTCCTCGGGGCGGTGAACGCCTTCGACATGCCCGCGAGGCAGGCCTTCCTGGTCCGCATGGTGGGCCGGGAGGACCTCGGGAACGCCATCGCGCTCAACTCCTCCATCTTCAACGGCGCCCGGATCGTCGGCCCCGCCGTGGCGGGCCTCGTCACGGGCCTGTGGGGGGAGGGGGTCTGCTTCGCCCTCAACGCGCTTTCTTTCGGCGCGGTCCTCGCCGGCCTGGCGGCCATGCGCCTCGAACGGGAGCGGCGTCCCCCCGGCCCCGGGGCCTGGCGCCAGATCCGGGAGGGCCTGGCCTACGCGTGGAGGACGCCTCACACGCGAGCCCTCCTGGGGCTGGTGACCGCCACGAGCCTCCTGGGACTCCCCTATTCGGTCCTGTTGCCCGCCTTCGCGGGGGGCGTCCTCGGAACCGACGCCCGCGGCCTGGGCCTGTTGATGAGCTGCGCCGGAATCGGCTCTCTGGCCGGGGCGCTCTCCATGGCGAGCCGGACCTCGCTCAAAGGCCTCGGGCGCCACGCGGGCCTCATGGCCGGCCTCTTCGGGACCGCCCTCGCCCTCTTCGCCCTTTCGGAGGGCTTCGCCCTTTCCGCGGCGCTCCTGGCGGTCCTGGGCTTCTGCTTCATGAGCCAGATGGCCGCCGTGAACACGCTTCTCCAGAGCCTCGTGCCCGAGGCGCTCCGCGGCCGGCTCATGAGCCTGTACGTGGTGACCTTCGTGGGGATGGCCCCGGTGGGAAGCCTGGCCATGGGCCGGCTCTCGGCGTGGTTCGGCGTCCGGGAGGCGCTCTTTTCGGGAGGCGTTCTGACCTTCGGCGCGGCCCTCGTGTTCCTCGCGACCCTCCGGCGCGTTCGGCCTTCCGTCCTGTCCCTCCTGCGGGCCCGGTCGGAAGCCTCCGCTAGCGACGCTCCACCACTTTGA
- a CDS encoding diguanylate cyclase, producing the protein MRRFTAVSILALAIAWTNHLPAQVLPFERFGTTEGVPQSQVSCVAQDAEGYLWVGTWGGLARYNGGGFTAFYIEDGLPSNRIHEILPSRGGALFVATTNGLARTEGRRIVPVPDPAVANVRCRALAEDAAGRVWVGTDRGAAVWSGGRFEMAGGQGTLGARIYDLLALPEGMLAVTSRGLLIFGGAGPREEEGPPVPHELLRCAGRTADALWVGTQGRGLWRKSGGAWSSVEATAAMDVWRVSSGGSGTLYASCNNGGLFFRRPGAVDFQRWKKENGLPSDVVSDAFEDREGNLWVGTDIGGLGRLGSLATLNFSEAAGFPSACVLGISPAGKPGEIWAGTLEGGVRFRGHPDFEILEVVTTAQGLPNNYVWEVTETPGGETWVLTDSGWRVRSRPGGRFEEPKGIEFADGAGVDMCLDGAGRLWLTGDDARGGLCLKEPAGTWRRWNRTAEGETLANCRALTPRRAGGVWVGFEGGVAVCDGATASSLPGPIPLKGFVSALLEDRRGRLWAGNDGGLAVRETDGRWRLLNGEAGFTNHHVYFLGEDAGGAVWVGTARGVFCFREGLPVQALTPEDGLAGLEANQGAFFAEPSGAVWIGTVSGLSRFEARLQPANTAPPRLVVEGAERSGGKLIPFPDEVRMRWPERGVTFRVAVLSFKSPQRCAYRARMEGIEEDWLPLRRAGDLRYTNLPPGKRNLLLQAVNESGVWGEVVRVPVEVVPSFWMTGWFRVGLLILLAGTLAAGHRWRTSLLRRRAEELEKVVADRTRALARANLDLEQLATYESLTGLFNRRAILKSLREHLEVRSGIVRRFGVLLVDLDRFKQINDTMGHAAGDQVLQVLANRIKGALREGDHMGRFGGDEFLLVLPGADLSAVESVARRVSSLSESFTSHGRTLTVTASCGGVAVAGGMPPEEAVLLAEADRLLYEVKKAGGGGFKVVERR; encoded by the coding sequence ATGCGCCGTTTCACCGCCGTTTCGATTCTTGCGCTCGCCATCGCGTGGACGAACCATCTCCCCGCTCAAGTCCTCCCCTTCGAGCGCTTCGGGACGACGGAGGGGGTGCCCCAGTCCCAGGTCTCCTGCGTCGCGCAGGACGCGGAGGGGTACCTGTGGGTGGGCACCTGGGGCGGGCTGGCCCGGTACAACGGCGGGGGCTTTACGGCCTTCTACATCGAGGACGGCCTGCCCAGCAACCGGATCCACGAGATCCTCCCGTCCCGGGGGGGAGCGCTCTTCGTGGCCACGACGAACGGCCTGGCCCGCACGGAGGGCCGCCGGATCGTCCCCGTCCCGGACCCCGCCGTGGCGAATGTTCGCTGCAGGGCCCTGGCGGAGGACGCCGCGGGGCGCGTGTGGGTGGGCACCGACCGCGGCGCGGCGGTCTGGAGCGGCGGGCGCTTCGAAATGGCGGGAGGGCAGGGGACTTTGGGTGCTCGAATCTACGACCTCCTCGCCCTGCCGGAGGGGATGCTGGCTGTCACGTCGCGGGGCCTGTTGATTTTCGGGGGCGCAGGTCCCCGGGAGGAGGAGGGCCCTCCCGTCCCCCACGAGTTGCTCCGGTGCGCGGGACGGACGGCGGACGCGCTCTGGGTGGGCACGCAGGGGCGCGGCCTTTGGAGGAAGAGCGGGGGGGCCTGGTCCAGCGTGGAGGCCACGGCCGCCATGGACGTGTGGCGGGTGAGTTCGGGAGGCTCCGGCACCCTGTACGCCTCGTGCAACAACGGGGGGCTGTTCTTCCGGCGTCCCGGAGCCGTGGATTTCCAGAGGTGGAAGAAGGAGAACGGCCTTCCCTCCGACGTGGTCAGCGACGCCTTCGAGGACCGGGAGGGCAACCTCTGGGTGGGCACGGACATCGGCGGCCTCGGCCGTCTCGGAAGCCTCGCCACGCTGAATTTCTCGGAGGCCGCGGGTTTTCCCAGCGCGTGCGTGCTGGGAATCTCCCCGGCGGGAAAGCCCGGGGAGATCTGGGCGGGAACCCTGGAGGGCGGGGTTCGCTTCCGCGGCCATCCCGATTTCGAGATCCTCGAGGTGGTCACGACGGCTCAGGGTCTGCCGAACAACTACGTCTGGGAGGTGACCGAGACTCCCGGCGGGGAGACCTGGGTCCTCACCGACTCGGGGTGGCGCGTTCGGAGCCGGCCGGGCGGCCGGTTCGAGGAGCCGAAGGGGATCGAGTTCGCCGACGGGGCCGGCGTGGACATGTGCCTGGACGGGGCGGGCCGCCTGTGGCTGACGGGAGACGACGCCCGCGGAGGGCTCTGCCTGAAGGAGCCCGCCGGGACCTGGCGACGGTGGAACCGCACCGCCGAAGGGGAGACCCTGGCCAACTGCCGGGCCCTTACCCCGCGCAGGGCGGGCGGCGTCTGGGTGGGATTCGAGGGAGGGGTCGCCGTGTGCGACGGCGCGACGGCCTCCTCCCTGCCGGGCCCGATTCCACTGAAGGGCTTCGTGAGCGCGCTGCTCGAGGACCGGCGGGGACGGCTCTGGGCCGGGAACGACGGCGGTCTCGCCGTGCGGGAAACGGACGGCCGGTGGCGGCTCCTCAACGGGGAGGCCGGATTCACCAACCATCACGTCTACTTTCTCGGCGAGGACGCCGGGGGGGCCGTGTGGGTCGGCACCGCGCGGGGCGTTTTCTGCTTCCGGGAGGGCCTGCCGGTCCAGGCGCTCACTCCCGAGGACGGGCTGGCGGGGCTGGAGGCCAACCAGGGGGCCTTTTTCGCCGAGCCTTCCGGCGCGGTCTGGATCGGGACCGTCTCGGGCCTGTCCCGCTTCGAGGCGCGGCTCCAGCCGGCGAACACCGCTCCACCCCGTCTGGTCGTCGAAGGAGCGGAACGCTCGGGCGGAAAACTGATCCCCTTCCCGGACGAGGTCCGGATGCGGTGGCCCGAGCGCGGGGTGACCTTCCGGGTGGCGGTTCTCTCCTTCAAGAGCCCCCAGCGGTGCGCCTATCGGGCGCGCATGGAGGGAATCGAGGAGGATTGGCTTCCCTTGAGGAGGGCCGGAGACCTGCGCTACACGAACCTCCCCCCGGGAAAGAGGAACCTCCTTCTTCAGGCGGTGAACGAATCGGGCGTGTGGGGCGAGGTGGTGAGGGTGCCCGTGGAGGTGGTTCCCTCCTTCTGGATGACGGGCTGGTTCCGGGTGGGACTCCTGATTCTGCTTGCGGGGACGCTCGCGGCCGGGCACCGGTGGCGCACCAGCCTCCTGAGGCGCCGCGCGGAAGAGCTGGAGAAGGTGGTCGCCGACCGGACGAGGGCGCTGGCCCGGGCCAACCTGGATCTGGAGCAACTGGCCACCTACGAGTCCCTCACGGGCCTCTTCAACCGGCGGGCCATCCTCAAGTCCCTGCGGGAGCACCTGGAAGTCCGGAGCGGGATCGTCCGCCGCTTCGGAGTCCTTCTCGTGGACCTGGACCGCTTCAAGCAGATCAACGACACCATGGGCCACGCGGCGGGCGATCAGGTCCTCCAAGTCCTCGCGAACCGGATCAAGGGCGCGCTTCGGGAGGGGGACCACATGGGGCGGTTCGGCGGCGACGAATTCCTGCTGGTCCTTCCCGGGGCCGACCTTTCCGCCGTCGAATCCGTTGCGAGGCGGGTCAGCTCCCTGTCCGAGAGCTTCACTTCCCACGGGCGCACCTTGACGGTGACCGCGTCGTGCGGCGGGGTGGCCGTGGCGGGGGGCATGCCGCCCGAGGAGGCCGTCCTTCTCGCCGAGGCGGACCGGCTCCTGTACGAAGTGAAGAAGGCGGGCGGGGGAGGATTCAAAGTGGTGGAGCGTCGCTAG